The following are encoded in a window of Mycoplasmopsis bovis PG45 genomic DNA:
- a CDS encoding DnaJ C-terminal domain-containing protein has protein sequence MANKDYYKILGVDKKASDQEIKAAYRKLAMKYHPDKLKDGTSDQKMQEINEAYEVLSDPKKRDEYDRYGSVGSANRGFNMNNAGFADFGSGMQDIFNDIFSTFSAGFGSYGRGGRSSQSAMKQRGSDVYSNIVITFGESTTGVEFKETLSKYEVCSKCSGKGAESKNIKVCDKCHGSGKEVGRRKTPFGVVEMVGACSKCDGLGEIILTVCDMCKGAKYIKKEKQVTIKVSPGFISGDKIKLPGYGKKGINGGEPGDMYVVVSIKPHKYYVREGLNLHIDNFPVSFLDIVKENEVTVPTPSGLKAVKMKHSYNNGTKIKVKDGGMWDKNGNKGDLIITLSVKVPDYSSHKFKDLAKVLDGFSDEVNKDYVDEFKKAK, from the coding sequence ATGGCAAATAAAGATTACTACAAAATACTAGGCGTTGACAAAAAAGCTAGCGACCAGGAAATTAAGGCAGCTTATCGTAAGCTTGCAATGAAATATCATCCAGATAAGCTAAAAGATGGCACTAGTGATCAAAAGATGCAAGAGATTAATGAAGCATATGAAGTATTATCAGATCCTAAAAAAAGAGATGAATATGATAGATATGGATCAGTAGGTTCGGCAAACAGAGGATTTAATATGAATAATGCTGGCTTTGCTGATTTTGGCTCTGGAATGCAAGATATTTTTAATGATATTTTTTCAACATTTTCAGCTGGATTCGGTAGCTACGGCAGAGGTGGAAGATCGTCTCAAAGTGCTATGAAACAGAGAGGTTCGGATGTTTATTCCAATATTGTAATAACATTTGGTGAATCAACAACTGGGGTTGAGTTTAAAGAGACATTAAGCAAGTATGAAGTATGTTCTAAGTGTTCTGGCAAAGGCGCTGAGTCAAAAAACATTAAAGTCTGTGATAAGTGTCACGGAAGCGGTAAGGAAGTTGGCAGAAGAAAAACTCCTTTTGGCGTAGTGGAAATGGTAGGAGCTTGCTCTAAATGCGATGGCCTAGGCGAAATCATTTTAACTGTTTGTGATATGTGTAAAGGCGCTAAATACATTAAAAAAGAAAAACAAGTTACTATTAAAGTCTCACCAGGGTTTATAAGTGGAGATAAGATTAAGTTACCAGGATATGGTAAAAAAGGAATAAACGGTGGCGAGCCTGGCGATATGTATGTTGTAGTATCTATCAAGCCACATAAATATTATGTTAGAGAAGGTCTTAATTTACATATAGATAATTTCCCTGTTTCATTTTTAGACATAGTTAAAGAAAATGAAGTCACTGTACCAACACCAAGCGGACTAAAAGCTGTTAAAATGAAGCATTCATACAATAATGGTACAAAAATAAAAGTCAAAGATGGCGGTATGTGAGATAAGAATGGTAATAAAGGCGACTTAATAATAACACTTAGTGTTAAGGTTCCTGATTACTCATCACATAAGTTTAAGGATTTGGCTAAAGTTTTAGATGGATTCAGTGACGAAGTAAACAAGGATTATGTCGACGAGTTTAAAAAAGCTAAATAG
- the rbfA gene encoding 30S ribosome-binding factor RbfA yields MKKSISILRKESQIKNFISTIITNELTNTNIYNPTVTDCVLSADLSHVKIFLAFSSKENDGLEAVRNASGYIRKVLSKTLNWRKIPELHFYIDEVEKKAFEIDQILNSLKNNE; encoded by the coding sequence ATGAAAAAGAGCATAAGCATTTTGAGAAAAGAGTCTCAAATCAAAAATTTTATTTCTACGATAATAACAAACGAGCTTACTAATACAAACATTTATAATCCAACAGTGACTGACTGTGTGCTTTCTGCCGATCTAAGTCATGTTAAAATTTTTTTAGCTTTTAGCTCAAAAGAAAATGATGGACTAGAAGCAGTTAGAAATGCTTCCGGTTATATAAGAAAAGTTCTTTCAAAGACCTTAAACTGAAGAAAAATACCTGAATTACATTTTTACATTGATGAAGTTGAAAAAAAAGCATTTGAAATTGATCAGATATTAAATTCACTAAAGAATAATGAGTAA
- a CDS encoding DUF2179 domain-containing protein, which yields MSDEVKDKKLVNETKSDQGEFNANEVLNNKPENIDENSMIANQLVDENHNKKKIVDKKNTQYRYTKMSNFVLQLSRFYALMPLWKLGLITAGLAILFGVVGIFLVKNPGIYNFGLAAFGQAISKIVVTSLRSNASITKPIMNAIDHSLFWILYLVLSIPIFVFGWKKLGRVYILLSLEFLVLSSLVSAGLGQIPALNQFTLFGKFNHPEITENMKMALVNHAGWNSENINDLIKLLPLQWNDGGNTIVQILFAIIYGILLAYFFAIIAIIGGSAGVTGIIGEYMSVYKQKNFGTINGYINIIIILISVVIGTYIPGSMIASDFKTISEISAVQSSLSSAELATVKEISSLRWQADLYFSPNFVSTYICNFIFVIYLNNLFPRFKIVQFKVYSHKMEDIRKAIITDKRTINSFTLQNGEGGYSGSKLQILSSITLYRQIPRLIKKVRTADADALITVSNVASVDGKLYIPEQKF from the coding sequence ATGAGTGATGAAGTGAAAGACAAGAAATTAGTTAACGAGACTAAGAGTGATCAAGGTGAATTTAATGCAAATGAAGTTTTAAATAACAAACCAGAAAATATTGATGAAAATTCTATGATTGCTAATCAACTAGTTGATGAAAATCACAATAAAAAGAAAATTGTAGACAAAAAAAATACCCAATACAGGTACACTAAAATGTCTAATTTTGTGCTGCAATTATCTAGGTTCTATGCCTTGATGCCACTTTGAAAATTAGGACTAATAACTGCTGGATTGGCAATTCTATTTGGTGTTGTAGGTATTTTCTTAGTTAAAAACCCCGGAATTTATAACTTTGGATTAGCAGCATTTGGACAAGCTATTTCCAAAATTGTGGTAACTAGTTTGCGTAGTAATGCAAGCATTACAAAACCCATAATGAATGCAATTGACCACTCGCTTTTCTGAATTTTGTACTTAGTTTTAAGTATTCCTATATTTGTTTTTGGATGAAAGAAATTAGGAAGAGTTTACATTTTATTATCGCTTGAATTTTTGGTTCTTAGTAGCTTAGTTTCAGCAGGATTAGGTCAAATCCCTGCTTTGAACCAATTTACACTTTTTGGTAAATTCAATCACCCTGAAATTACCGAAAATATGAAGATGGCTTTAGTTAATCATGCTGGCTGAAATAGCGAAAACATTAATGACTTAATAAAATTATTGCCCCTACAATGAAATGATGGCGGTAACACAATAGTTCAAATTTTGTTCGCAATTATTTATGGTATTTTACTAGCTTACTTTTTTGCGATTATTGCAATAATCGGCGGATCTGCTGGTGTTACAGGAATAATTGGTGAATATATGTCTGTTTATAAACAAAAGAATTTCGGAACCATAAATGGATATATCAATATAATAATTATTCTTATAAGTGTTGTTATAGGTACTTACATACCAGGAAGTATGATAGCTAGTGATTTTAAGACAATTAGTGAGATTTCTGCAGTGCAAAGCTCATTAAGCAGTGCCGAATTAGCAACAGTTAAAGAAATTAGCTCGTTAAGATGACAAGCAGATTTGTATTTTTCTCCTAACTTTGTTTCAACCTACATATGTAACTTTATTTTTGTAATTTACCTTAACAATCTTTTCCCAAGGTTTAAAATTGTTCAATTTAAAGTCTACTCACATAAAATGGAAGACATTAGAAAAGCTATTATCACTGATAAAAGGACTATTAACAGCTTTACCTTACAAAATGGTGAAGGTGGTTACTCAGGAAGCAAACTGCAAATTTTATCATCTATAACGCTTTATAGACAGATCCCAAGATTAATTAAAAAAGTCAGAACAGCTGACGCAGATGCTTTAATTACAGTAAGCAATGTTGCTTCTGTTGATGGCAAACTGTATATTCCTGAACAAAAGTTCTAG
- the prfA gene encoding peptide chain release factor 1 gives MEKTMYKSLSEIKQSYLELLKKVDDPAVINNIKEYSAINKEIAKIREISEKFITYENLLKDVEQAKLMLESKSDEEVEFAKMIIDENSLKLEELEEKLKILILPQDENDDKNIIVEIRGAAGGDEANIFAGDLFRMYNKFADELGFRLKILSTNSANAGGFSQIVFSIKGEKAYSKFKFESGVHRVQRVPVTESQGRIHTSTTTVTVMPEIDDTVDIEIKPSDLKIDVFRSSGAGGQSVNTTDSAVRITHLPTNIVVTSQDERSQIANRETALTILKSKLYDLEMQKKADEESGYRKLAGHGDRSEKIRTYNYPQDRVTDHRISFSTSLKPIMEGKLTPIVEALLAEEQNQKIKESGF, from the coding sequence ATGGAAAAGACAATGTATAAATCACTATCAGAAATAAAGCAAAGTTATTTAGAATTATTGAAAAAAGTTGACGATCCAGCTGTTATTAACAACATAAAAGAGTACTCAGCTATAAATAAAGAAATTGCTAAAATTAGGGAAATTTCAGAGAAATTTATTACATATGAAAATCTTTTGAAAGATGTTGAGCAAGCTAAATTAATGCTTGAGTCAAAAAGTGATGAAGAAGTGGAATTTGCCAAAATGATTATTGACGAAAATTCCCTTAAATTAGAAGAATTGGAAGAAAAGCTTAAAATTTTAATTTTGCCACAGGATGAAAATGATGATAAAAATATCATTGTAGAAATACGTGGTGCTGCTGGTGGAGATGAGGCTAATATATTTGCTGGCGATCTATTTAGAATGTATAACAAATTTGCTGACGAACTAGGATTTAGATTAAAAATTCTGTCAACAAACAGTGCTAATGCTGGCGGATTTTCACAAATTGTCTTTTCAATAAAAGGTGAAAAAGCATACTCAAAATTTAAGTTTGAATCTGGGGTACACAGAGTTCAAAGAGTCCCAGTTACTGAATCGCAAGGAAGAATTCACACATCAACGACAACTGTCACAGTTATGCCCGAAATTGATGACACAGTTGATATAGAGATTAAGCCTAGTGACCTTAAAATTGATGTTTTTCGTTCTAGTGGAGCAGGGGGACAATCAGTTAACACAACTGACTCAGCTGTAAGAATAACCCACTTACCAACAAATATTGTTGTCACATCACAGGATGAAAGAAGTCAAATTGCTAATCGTGAAACTGCCTTGACAATATTGAAGTCAAAACTTTATGATTTAGAAATGCAAAAAAAAGCAGATGAAGAATCCGGATATAGAAAGCTAGCTGGTCATGGTGACAGAAGTGAAAAAATAAGAACCTACAACTATCCTCAGGATAGAGTAACCGATCATAGGATTAGTTTTTCGACAAGTCTAAAGCCTATTATGGAAGGAAAGTTAACTCCTATTGTTGAAGCATTATTGGCAGAAGAACAAAACCAAAAGATTAAAGAGAGCGGATTTTAA
- the tyrS gene encoding tyrosine--tRNA ligase: MNILNDIEERLILKDISNKDKFIGLNPATTGVYVGFDPTAESLHLGNYILISVLLRFKKYGFRTYAVIGGATGMIGDPSFKDSERVLLDNESVINNKLRIKAQLESFGLEVIDNYDFYKDMNVLDFLRNVGKLVNVSYMMAKESVQKRIQKGLSFTEFTYQLLQGADFLKTYQESGIKIQLGGSDQWGNIVTGIDMISKVVGDKHEAVGVTVNLLSDENGKKIGKSTGGGALWIDKTMCSPFKMYQYLLSQNDSRIKELLYWFSFKDINEINDVLDKHFANPSKQIAQKFLANEVIENIFGFDELKQAQNITKILFDKLFDTSSLSVTDLEIIEHYLPVCPIKQGDLVIKTLIDNKFIASNREAREFIQAGALKLDNCEVNNDSVYNPINFEGKYAFFKKGKKQIILLKSV, encoded by the coding sequence ATGAATATACTTAATGATATAGAAGAGAGATTAATACTAAAAGATATAAGTAATAAGGATAAGTTCATTGGCCTTAATCCTGCAACAACAGGGGTTTATGTTGGCTTTGACCCCACTGCCGAAAGCTTACACTTAGGAAACTACATTTTGATATCTGTTTTGCTACGTTTTAAAAAATATGGCTTTAGAACTTATGCTGTTATAGGCGGCGCTACTGGAATGATTGGTGACCCATCTTTCAAAGATTCCGAGAGAGTGTTATTGGATAATGAAAGCGTTATTAACAATAAATTAAGGATAAAAGCACAACTAGAATCATTTGGGCTTGAAGTAATTGATAATTATGATTTTTATAAAGATATGAACGTTTTAGATTTCCTAAGAAATGTAGGAAAACTTGTTAATGTTTCATATATGATGGCTAAGGAATCTGTGCAAAAAAGAATTCAAAAAGGTCTTTCGTTTACAGAATTTACTTATCAATTGCTTCAGGGAGCAGACTTTTTAAAAACCTACCAAGAGTCTGGAATTAAAATTCAATTAGGTGGAAGTGACCAATGGGGCAATATTGTCACAGGCATTGATATGATTTCTAAAGTTGTTGGAGATAAACATGAAGCTGTTGGGGTAACTGTTAATTTATTAAGTGATGAAAATGGCAAAAAAATAGGCAAATCAACTGGTGGCGGAGCCTTATGAATTGATAAGACTATGTGCTCTCCATTTAAGATGTATCAATATTTATTAAGTCAAAATGATTCTAGAATCAAAGAGTTGCTATATTGATTTTCATTCAAAGATATTAATGAAATTAATGATGTTCTAGATAAGCATTTTGCTAACCCCTCAAAACAGATTGCGCAAAAATTTTTAGCTAATGAAGTTATTGAAAATATTTTTGGTTTTGATGAATTAAAGCAAGCACAAAACATAACTAAGATATTGTTTGATAAGTTATTTGATACCAGTTCTCTCAGCGTTACTGATTTAGAAATAATTGAACATTATTTACCGGTTTGCCCTATAAAACAAGGAGATTTGGTAATTAAAACACTAATAGACAATAAATTCATTGCTTCAAATAGAGAAGCTAGAGAATTTATTCAGGCTGGTGCTTTAAAATTAGATAATTGTGAAGTTAACAATGATTCAGTTTATAATCCTATTAATTTTGAAGGCAAGTATGCATTTTTTAAAAAAGGTAAAAAGCAAATTATTTTACTAAAATCAGTTTAA
- the fic gene encoding protein adenylyltransferase Fic: MNDNLVEYELELLRSKRRCAELWDQKVIDTFEIGTFKSLQQIHYYIFQDIFPFAGKMREINISKGNFMFAPIIFLKQTLQNIDSMPDETFKQIVEKYVEMNIAHPFREGNGRATRIWLDHMLKNRLGLTVNWANLDKYYYLSAMERSVVNPAEITALLKKNLTDKIYDRETFMKGIQKSYEYEGYYLKEV, encoded by the coding sequence ATGAATGATAATCTTGTTGAATATGAACTAGAACTTTTAAGGAGTAAAAGACGATGTGCTGAGCTTTGAGACCAAAAAGTCATTGATACTTTTGAAATAGGCACATTTAAATCATTGCAGCAGATACACTATTATATTTTTCAAGACATATTTCCCTTTGCTGGTAAAATGCGTGAAATTAACATTTCTAAAGGCAACTTTATGTTTGCTCCCATTATTTTCTTGAAACAAACTTTACAAAACATAGATAGTATGCCTGATGAAACATTCAAGCAAATTGTAGAAAAATATGTAGAAATGAATATTGCTCACCCATTCAGAGAAGGCAATGGCAGAGCAACTAGAATATGGCTAGATCATATGCTAAAAAACAGATTAGGTTTAACAGTTAATTGAGCAAATTTAGATAAATACTATTATTTATCTGCAATGGAACGCTCTGTTGTTAACCCAGCTGAAATAACAGCGTTACTAAAGAAGAATTTAACGGACAAAATATATGACCGAGAAACCTTTATGAAAGGAATTCAAAAGTCATATGAATATGAAGGTTACTATTTAAAAGAAGTATAA
- a CDS encoding phosphopantetheine-binding protein encodes MQEKDLKDIMDSIQKLTKIKINPESTFQELKIDSLSLAELVFDLEEKYNVMIPDDDLKNIKKVKDVEVVFNKLLK; translated from the coding sequence ATGCAAGAAAAAGATTTAAAAGACATAATGGATAGTATTCAAAAGCTAACAAAAATTAAAATAAATCCTGAATCAACTTTTCAAGAATTAAAAATTGATTCATTGTCTTTAGCAGAATTAGTCTTTGATTTAGAAGAAAAGTATAACGTAATGATTCCTGATGATGATTTAAAGAACATCAAAAAAGTGAAAGACGTAGAGGTAGTTTTTAATAAGCTTTTAAAATAA
- a CDS encoding DegV family protein, translating to MKYAIVTDSSIGLTKAQTEKLGWFFLPLNLVIDGVNYADGVDITSDTLFEKFTLESDVKSSMFNMQYAIDLFTDLSKEYDIIFVYPISQHLSNSYQALKTMEKDFSKLRVIQSKQVMMPLLWDVIWFDHMLKTDSSKYDEYIKHLENPSWKHSVSVIPKYNRYLVKGGRLHPAAALVARMLKLVPIIKWEDGQLMKENIGRNFEKTISKNLSQKYESFKVPSGFTLTPVIIHQGASKESLDEYKKIVYDYWKKDPMIFSFSPVIEIHTGPETHVLGLMIFPTNIIDVLKEKLTLIGLWNS from the coding sequence ATGAAATATGCAATAGTGACTGATTCGTCAATTGGGCTTACAAAAGCACAAACTGAAAAATTAGGTTGGTTTTTTTTGCCCCTTAATTTAGTTATTGACGGTGTAAATTATGCAGATGGAGTTGATATTACATCTGATACATTGTTTGAAAAATTTACATTAGAATCTGATGTTAAGTCTTCAATGTTTAATATGCAATATGCAATAGATTTATTTACAGACTTATCGAAAGAATATGACATTATTTTTGTTTATCCTATTTCACAACATTTATCAAACTCTTATCAAGCACTAAAAACAATGGAAAAAGACTTTAGTAAGCTTAGAGTTATACAAAGCAAGCAAGTTATGATGCCTCTTTTATGAGATGTTATTTGATTTGACCATATGCTCAAAACAGACTCATCTAAATATGATGAGTATATTAAACATTTAGAAAACCCTTCATGAAAGCACTCGGTATCTGTGATCCCAAAATACAATAGATACTTAGTTAAGGGTGGAAGATTACACCCTGCAGCTGCTTTGGTTGCCAGAATGCTCAAATTGGTTCCTATTATCAAGTGAGAAGATGGCCAACTTATGAAGGAAAATATTGGCAGAAATTTTGAAAAGACAATTTCAAAAAATCTTTCTCAAAAATATGAAAGCTTTAAAGTTCCATCCGGATTTACTTTAACCCCTGTAATTATTCATCAAGGAGCCTCTAAAGAGAGCTTAGATGAATACAAAAAAATAGTTTATGATTACTGAAAAAAAGATCCAATGATTTTTAGTTTTTCACCAGTTATTGAAATTCACACTGGACCTGAAACTCATGTTCTAGGTTTAATGATTTTCCCTACAAATATAATTGATGTTTTAAAAGAAAAACTAACACTTATTGGCCTATGAAACAGCTAA
- the tapR gene encoding TyrS-associated PheT N-terminal domain-related protein TapR — protein MAILFNINSKFKSNAIAFFDTTINDSQADFYDDLVVFHDEKYNVASVNLLNYKTGTFDKVFNVLNAKEYDDLKNLILSKNDNYKIANLKHFVIGKILKREVHPKSQKLFVLEVDFGSSIRQIITNTTYTTEGKYFVWCMPGSITASGLKITEGEILEVQSYGMLCSADSLGLNDSEAKKLDESLQSCNDSNLGVDITGLL, from the coding sequence ATGGCAATTTTATTTAATATAAACAGCAAATTCAAAAGTAATGCTATTGCATTTTTTGATACAACTATCAATGATTCACAAGCTGATTTTTATGATGATTTAGTAGTATTCCATGATGAAAAATATAACGTAGCTTCTGTTAATTTATTAAACTATAAAACAGGCACATTTGACAAAGTATTTAATGTTTTGAATGCTAAAGAATATGATGATTTGAAAAATCTAATTTTAAGTAAGAACGATAATTACAAAATAGCTAATTTAAAGCATTTTGTAATTGGAAAAATATTAAAAAGGGAAGTGCATCCAAAAAGTCAAAAATTATTTGTCTTGGAAGTTGATTTTGGCAGTAGCATAAGGCAAATAATCACAAATACTACATACACAACAGAGGGAAAATATTTTGTGTGATGCATGCCAGGGTCAATAACTGCATCAGGGTTAAAAATAACTGAAGGCGAGATATTAGAAGTTCAAAGTTATGGAATGCTGTGCAGCGCTGACAGTTTAGGATTAAACGATAGCGAAGCTAAAAAACTGGATGAATCATTACAAAGTTGTAATGATTCAAACCTAGGTGTTGACATTACAGGTTTATTGTAG
- the prmC gene encoding peptide chain release factor N(5)-glutamine methyltransferase translates to MPTISDLLLEKKRYGLKQEISDLELEKIEQGYPIQYIMGYVEYANVRINLNHNVLIPRYETEELVFILLKEYLKPGMKVLDLCTGSGFIGLALKKNLNSIRLTLSDIDSEAILQTKENAILNFGNDENIEIVQSDCFKDITGKFDVIVSNPPYLTYDDKDVDESVSKFEPAIALFSPDSGWYFYEKILNEAKTYLNEGGILAFEINPKHIFKWEKIPGVRILKDMSKKDRFVFIKYEDLR, encoded by the coding sequence ATGCCCACTATTAGTGACCTTCTCTTAGAGAAAAAGCGATATGGTCTCAAGCAGGAAATATCTGATTTAGAGTTAGAAAAAATAGAGCAAGGATATCCCATTCAGTACATAATGGGATATGTTGAGTATGCTAATGTTCGTATTAATTTAAATCACAACGTTTTGATACCTAGATATGAAACTGAAGAGCTTGTTTTTATTCTTTTAAAAGAATATTTAAAGCCAGGTATGAAAGTGTTGGATTTATGCACTGGTTCAGGATTTATAGGACTGGCATTAAAAAAGAATTTAAATTCTATTAGACTCACATTAAGTGATATTGATAGCGAAGCGATTTTGCAAACTAAGGAAAATGCTATATTAAATTTTGGCAATGATGAAAATATAGAAATTGTCCAAAGTGACTGTTTTAAAGACATAACAGGAAAATTTGATGTTATTGTTTCAAACCCCCCATATTTGACTTATGATGATAAGGATGTTGATGAATCTGTTAGCAAATTTGAACCTGCAATTGCTTTATTTTCTCCTGATTCAGGATGATATTTTTATGAAAAAATATTAAATGAAGCCAAAACATATTTAAATGAAGGTGGAATTCTAGCATTCGAGATAAACCCTAAGCACATATTTAAGTGAGAAAAAATTCCTGGAGTTAGGATACTAAAAGATATGTCTAAAAAAGACAGATTTGTTTTTATAAAATATGAAGACTTAAGGTAA
- a CDS encoding IS1634-like element ISMbov3 family transposase — MKKSKNDAKRQWRTSIARVKKGEYLSIGVPRPDNKGFVYRLGYGYLHELKQYHDDPLTIIKAIIANFPLSWTKEQARTKLDEILKEKKETKKEVLERFKGYEVVEKLFDYLNIFNDCSPTKSTTLKDVVLQLIYQRIKNPISVFNTYMTAKKEKIDTYSKNSFYRSLDYIAKNKDEILRNLNAQICANTNRKIDVLWFDATTTYFETFSREGYKKPGYSKDGKFKEDQIVIGMATDENGIPLHYKIFPGNVTDSNTFIPFMLEIADIYEVNSVTIIADKGMSVNRNIRFLESKNWKYIISYRMKAGSKQFKEYVLDEKDYVNDGGLIYKTRDIASSYNKKRINEHFRRQIISFSQKRATKDKNDRDILIQNFTKKMNKDNLVSCDDLAGSKKYRFFKPINKGAFYELDIEKIQEDQKYDGYYVYETNRTDLSVKEVINLYSKQWQIESNFKTLKGKLSLRPMYLSTWNHIVGYICLCFISLVFLNYIIYILNSKLGLTGKSKITEHKVINVIKEVKEIEVFVNKQKIETIQVYNDELQESWQTYQILLELLTKEKVT, encoded by the coding sequence ATGAAGAAGTCGAAAAATGATGCAAAAAGACAATGAAGAACATCAATAGCAAGAGTCAAAAAAGGTGAATACTTATCAATTGGAGTGCCAAGACCAGATAACAAAGGTTTTGTATACAGATTAGGATATGGTTATTTGCATGAATTAAAACAATATCACGATGATCCGCTAACAATTATCAAAGCAATTATTGCAAACTTTCCATTGTCTTGAACAAAAGAACAAGCAAGAACTAAATTAGATGAGATTCTTAAAGAGAAAAAAGAGACCAAAAAAGAAGTTTTAGAAAGGTTCAAAGGTTACGAAGTAGTTGAAAAACTATTTGATTATTTAAATATTTTTAACGATTGTTCACCCACAAAATCGACAACATTAAAAGATGTTGTTTTACAGTTGATTTATCAAAGAATTAAAAATCCAATAAGCGTTTTTAACACTTATATGACAGCAAAAAAAGAAAAAATAGACACTTATTCAAAAAATTCATTTTATAGATCATTAGACTATATAGCAAAAAACAAAGATGAAATTTTAAGAAATTTAAATGCACAAATTTGTGCAAATACTAATAGAAAAATTGATGTATTATGATTTGATGCAACAACTACTTATTTTGAAACATTTTCTCGTGAAGGTTATAAAAAACCTGGCTATTCAAAAGATGGAAAATTTAAAGAAGACCAGATTGTTATAGGTATGGCAACTGATGAAAATGGGATACCGTTACACTACAAAATATTTCCAGGAAATGTTACCGATTCAAATACTTTCATACCATTTATGCTTGAAATTGCAGATATTTATGAAGTTAACAGTGTAACTATAATTGCTGACAAAGGAATGAGTGTTAATAGAAATATTAGATTTTTAGAATCTAAGAATTGAAAATACATAATTTCATATAGAATGAAAGCTGGAAGCAAACAATTTAAAGAGTATGTATTAGATGAAAAAGATTATGTAAATGATGGTGGTTTGATATACAAAACTCGTGATATTGCATCATCATACAATAAAAAAAGAATTAATGAACATTTTAGAAGACAAATAATTAGTTTTAGCCAAAAACGAGCAACTAAAGACAAAAACGATAGAGACATTTTAATTCAAAATTTCACTAAGAAAATGAATAAAGATAATCTTGTTTCTTGTGATGATCTAGCGGGATCTAAAAAATATAGATTCTTCAAACCTATAAACAAAGGTGCATTTTATGAACTTGACATAGAAAAAATACAAGAAGATCAAAAATATGATGGATACTATGTTTACGAAACAAACAGAACAGATTTATCAGTAAAAGAAGTTATTAATTTATATTCAAAACAATGACAAATTGAGTCTAATTTCAAGACATTAAAAGGTAAATTATCTCTTCGTCCAATGTATTTATCAACTTGAAACCATATTGTTGGTTACATCTGTTTATGTTTCATTTCATTAGTGTTTTTAAATTACATCATCTACATTCTAAATTCAAAATTAGGACTGACTGGAAAAAGTAAAATTACTGAGCATAAAGTGATTAATGTTATCAAAGAAGTTAAAGAAATTGAAGTATTTGTAAATAAACAAAAAATCGAAACTATACAAGTTTATAACGACGAGTTACAAGAAAGTTGGCAAACTTATCAAATATTATTAGAACTTTTAACAAAAGAAAAAGTCACTTAG